One Microbacterium sp. zg-B96 genomic region harbors:
- a CDS encoding extracellular solute-binding protein, which produces MRKLGLGVVALASTAILLAGCSGGSTPEESDTAEGSGAELTIWTDENREPAIQAAAEAFEEETGAKINLVQKNFEDIRADFIAQVPTGEGPDLTIGAHDWLGSLVAAGVVDTLDLGEKASSFEQVAVDAMTYDGQLYALPYSLETIALVQNTDLVGEEAPATWDDMVAAATAAGAARPIVINTVGQKGDAYTMYGFQTSFGAPVFVQDDTGSYTAEVGMGGPAGEAFATWLGGNGDAGTGIISTTIDYDTNNELFATGEAAYTVQGPWAIEALTAQGVNVKVNPIPTAGGETAAPFVGVQGFYLSSQSENALLAQEFLTNYIATDEAQKALYDADPRIPAWSTLAEEVSGDPIIGGFVASSQNGVPMPSIPEMGAVWDLWNAAQVQIINGADPVSTWNQMVTDVETAVAG; this is translated from the coding sequence GCCATTCTGCTGGCCGGCTGCTCCGGCGGCTCCACGCCCGAAGAGTCGGACACGGCAGAGGGCTCGGGCGCCGAGCTGACCATCTGGACCGACGAGAACCGCGAGCCTGCCATCCAGGCCGCAGCCGAGGCTTTCGAAGAAGAGACCGGCGCGAAGATCAACCTGGTTCAGAAGAACTTCGAGGACATCCGGGCCGACTTCATCGCCCAGGTTCCCACCGGTGAGGGCCCCGACCTCACGATCGGCGCACACGACTGGCTCGGCTCGCTCGTCGCGGCCGGTGTCGTGGACACCCTGGACCTCGGTGAGAAGGCCAGTTCGTTCGAGCAGGTCGCCGTGGACGCGATGACCTACGACGGTCAGCTGTACGCGCTGCCCTACTCGCTGGAAACGATCGCGCTCGTGCAGAACACCGACCTCGTCGGTGAAGAAGCCCCCGCGACGTGGGACGACATGGTCGCCGCCGCAACGGCAGCCGGGGCCGCACGCCCCATCGTCATCAACACCGTCGGCCAGAAGGGCGACGCCTACACGATGTACGGCTTCCAGACGTCGTTCGGCGCTCCCGTGTTCGTCCAGGACGACACCGGCTCCTACACGGCCGAGGTCGGCATGGGCGGCCCCGCGGGCGAAGCATTCGCCACGTGGCTCGGCGGCAACGGCGATGCCGGCACCGGCATCATCTCCACCACGATCGACTACGACACCAACAACGAGCTGTTCGCCACCGGCGAGGCCGCGTACACCGTGCAGGGTCCGTGGGCCATCGAGGCGCTGACCGCCCAGGGCGTCAACGTCAAGGTCAACCCGATCCCGACCGCCGGTGGCGAGACGGCCGCTCCGTTCGTGGGTGTGCAGGGGTTCTACCTCAGCTCGCAGAGCGAGAACGCACTCTTGGCGCAGGAGTTCCTGACGAACTACATCGCGACCGACGAGGCGCAGAAGGCGCTGTATGACGCCGACCCGCGCATCCCGGCGTGGAGCACGCTGGCCGAAGAGGTCTCGGGCGACCCGATCATCGGCGGGTTCGTCGCCTCGTCGCAGAACGGCGTTCCGATGCCGTCGATCCCCGAGATGGGCGCGGTCTGGGACCTGTGGAACGCTGCGCAGGTGCAGATCATCAACGGCGCCGACCCCGTGTCGACGTGGAACCAGATGGTGACCGACGTCGAGACGGCTGTCGCCGGCTGA
- a CDS encoding ABC transporter permease subunit: protein MSITQEAVASPAPQVPRPTPESHARNWRGVGWGFIVKLLLMAVVNAFGIMAALGAFTAQSWLLLSVAVLLLVATNVVYFTKRALPMKYLLPGLIFLLLFQVFIFVYTAYIAFTNYGSGHIGSQEQAVEAALIQGERRVDDSPTYPLTIVERGGEYGFAIVDEDEDVLAGTTIEPLAQVDGARIGDTGAAIEVPGWTVVPRADLLTDQALQQTVQNLRVPVSDDPNDGSIRTREGTTGAVYTSTLVWDEQAQTITDTTDGTVYAANDRGSFVAEDGTALTTGWSVNVGFDNFIRLFTEPRLLQPLLMVAGWTFAFAILSVGLSFGVGLLFAIIFNDPRVRARKWLRTLFILPYAFPAFMSALLFRGMFNAEFGVINELFFFGAEISWLGDPTLAKLAVLWVNVWLSYPYWFLVCTGALQALPADTLEAAQLDGAGKFRQFRSIILPLLMVSTAPLLISSFAFAFNNFTLIYMFNAGGPSIPGAPYALGATDILITAIYDIAGISGGKADYGLASALSIVIFIIVGVISAIAFRQTRKLEEYQ from the coding sequence ATGTCGATCACCCAGGAAGCCGTCGCCTCGCCGGCGCCGCAGGTTCCCAGGCCCACGCCGGAGTCGCACGCCCGCAACTGGCGTGGCGTCGGCTGGGGCTTCATCGTGAAGCTTCTGCTGATGGCGGTCGTCAACGCATTCGGCATCATGGCCGCCCTCGGCGCGTTCACCGCGCAGTCGTGGCTGCTCCTGAGCGTCGCGGTGCTGCTGCTGGTGGCCACGAACGTCGTGTATTTCACCAAGCGCGCCCTGCCGATGAAGTACCTGCTGCCGGGCCTCATCTTCCTGCTGCTGTTCCAGGTGTTCATCTTCGTCTACACCGCCTACATCGCCTTCACCAACTACGGCAGCGGGCACATCGGCTCCCAGGAGCAGGCAGTGGAGGCCGCCCTCATCCAGGGCGAGCGCCGCGTGGACGACTCCCCCACTTACCCCCTCACGATCGTCGAGCGCGGCGGTGAGTACGGCTTCGCCATCGTCGACGAGGACGAGGATGTCCTCGCCGGCACCACGATTGAGCCCCTCGCCCAGGTCGACGGCGCCCGCATCGGCGACACCGGTGCCGCCATCGAGGTGCCCGGCTGGACGGTCGTGCCCCGCGCCGACCTGCTCACCGACCAGGCCCTGCAGCAGACGGTGCAGAACCTACGAGTGCCGGTATCGGACGACCCGAACGACGGCTCCATCCGCACCCGCGAAGGCACGACCGGCGCGGTGTACACCTCCACCCTCGTCTGGGACGAACAGGCGCAGACGATCACCGACACCACCGACGGCACGGTCTACGCGGCCAACGACCGCGGCAGCTTCGTCGCCGAAGACGGCACGGCGCTGACCACCGGCTGGTCCGTCAACGTCGGGTTCGACAACTTCATCCGCCTGTTCACCGAACCCCGGCTGCTGCAGCCGCTGCTGATGGTGGCGGGATGGACGTTCGCGTTCGCCATCCTCTCGGTCGGCCTCAGCTTCGGTGTGGGCCTGCTGTTCGCGATCATCTTCAACGACCCGCGGGTGCGGGCACGCAAGTGGCTGCGGACGCTGTTCATCCTCCCCTACGCCTTCCCGGCGTTCATGTCGGCGCTGCTGTTCCGAGGCATGTTCAACGCCGAGTTCGGCGTGATCAACGAGCTGTTCTTCTTCGGCGCCGAGATCAGCTGGCTCGGTGACCCCACGCTGGCCAAGCTCGCCGTGCTGTGGGTCAACGTGTGGCTGAGCTACCCGTACTGGTTCCTGGTGTGCACCGGCGCACTGCAGGCGCTCCCGGCCGACACCCTGGAGGCCGCGCAGCTGGACGGCGCCGGCAAATTCCGCCAGTTCCGGTCGATCATCCTGCCGCTGCTGATGGTGTCCACCGCACCGCTGCTGATCTCGTCCTTCGCGTTCGCCTTCAACAACTTCACGCTCATCTACATGTTCAACGCCGGCGGACCATCGATACCGGGCGCGCCGTACGCTCTGGGGGCCACCGACATCCTCATCACGGCGATCTACGACATCGCCGGCATCTCGGGGGGCAAGGCGGACTATGGCCTGGCCAGTGCCCTGTCGATCGTCATCTTCATCATCGTCGGCGTGATCTCCGCGATCGCCTTCCGCCAGACCCGCAAGCTTGAGGAGTACCAGTGA
- a CDS encoding sugar ABC transporter permease — protein MSITTQQAVPTARAARAAEPRRPGSRRRWFLDVGWKYLVALAIIFYAVFPLVYVLSASLNPHGTLSAANALFSAIDLSNYFALAETSYWAWAGNSLIVAGVSSVGAVLMGACAAYAFSRFRFSGRRVGLTTLLIVQMFPQALAFVAIFLMLLAVGEVIPALGLDSKLALICVYLGGALGTNTFLMYGFFNTIPVEIDESAKIDGATHAQIFWQLIIPLVTPILAVVSLLAFISAFADFVIAKVVLVSEDNWTLAVGMYQWVSNQLSSNWGLFTAGAVLGCIPVLVLFLLLQRYIVGGLTAGSVKG, from the coding sequence ATGTCCATCACGACCCAGCAGGCTGTTCCCACCGCACGTGCGGCACGCGCCGCCGAGCCGCGACGGCCCGGCAGCCGGCGCCGCTGGTTCCTGGACGTGGGCTGGAAGTACCTCGTCGCCCTGGCGATCATCTTCTACGCGGTGTTCCCGCTGGTGTACGTGCTCTCAGCGTCGCTCAACCCCCACGGCACCCTGTCGGCGGCCAACGCGCTGTTCTCCGCCATCGACCTGTCGAACTACTTCGCTCTGGCCGAGACGAGCTACTGGGCATGGGCGGGCAACAGCCTCATCGTCGCCGGCGTCTCGTCCGTCGGGGCGGTGCTCATGGGTGCCTGCGCCGCGTACGCGTTCTCGCGGTTCCGCTTCTCCGGGCGCCGCGTGGGCCTGACGACACTGCTGATCGTGCAGATGTTCCCGCAGGCGCTCGCGTTCGTCGCGATCTTCCTGATGCTGCTGGCCGTCGGCGAAGTCATCCCGGCGCTGGGGCTGGACTCCAAGCTCGCCCTCATCTGCGTATACCTGGGCGGGGCACTGGGGACGAACACGTTCCTCATGTACGGGTTCTTCAACACCATCCCGGTGGAGATCGACGAATCGGCCAAGATCGACGGCGCCACCCACGCGCAGATCTTCTGGCAGCTGATCATTCCGCTGGTCACGCCCATCCTCGCGGTCGTGTCGCTGCTGGCCTTCATCTCCGCGTTCGCGGACTTCGTCATCGCCAAGGTCGTGCTGGTGTCCGAGGACAACTGGACCCTCGCCGTCGGCATGTACCAGTGGGTGTCCAACCAGCTCTCGTCGAACTGGGGCCTGTTCACCGCCGGCGCGGTGCTCGGCTGCATCCCGGTGCTGGTGCTGTTCCTGCTGCTGCAGCGCTACATCGTCGGCGGCCTCACGGCCGGCTCCGTCAAGGGGTGA
- the rsmI gene encoding 16S rRNA (cytidine(1402)-2'-O)-methyltransferase: protein MIILAATPIGNLGDASRRLVEALETVKVIATEDTRTTQRLLAGLGVTNRPRLIALHDHNEKARAGELAELARDEDLLVMSEAGMPTVSDPGYGLVSAAVELGVTVTAIPGPSAVLTALAVSGLPTDRFTFEGFPPRKAGEQRSFFGGLAAERRTMVFFEAPSRLAVTLAAMAQAFGADRPAAVCRELTKMHEEIVRDSLAALAGWASGGVRGEVVVVVAGAAARAVDPEDALAQVLELVADGVRLKDAAGQVAAASGLSSRELYAAALSSREGRVTP from the coding sequence ATGATCATCCTCGCGGCGACCCCGATCGGCAATCTGGGTGACGCCTCGCGGCGCCTGGTCGAAGCTCTCGAGACGGTGAAGGTGATCGCCACCGAGGACACCCGCACGACGCAGCGGCTGCTCGCCGGTCTTGGGGTCACCAACCGGCCGCGGCTGATCGCCCTGCACGACCACAACGAGAAGGCGCGCGCCGGCGAACTGGCCGAACTCGCGCGGGACGAGGACCTGCTGGTCATGAGCGAGGCGGGGATGCCGACGGTCAGCGATCCCGGCTACGGCCTGGTGTCCGCCGCGGTGGAGCTGGGTGTCACCGTCACCGCGATCCCGGGACCCAGCGCCGTGCTGACCGCACTGGCGGTGTCGGGACTTCCCACCGACCGGTTCACGTTCGAGGGTTTTCCGCCGCGCAAGGCGGGGGAGCAGCGATCGTTCTTCGGGGGACTTGCCGCCGAGCGGCGCACGATGGTGTTCTTCGAGGCGCCATCGCGGTTGGCGGTGACCCTCGCCGCGATGGCGCAGGCGTTCGGCGCCGATCGCCCGGCGGCGGTCTGCCGCGAACTCACGAAGATGCACGAGGAGATCGTCCGGGACTCTCTCGCCGCCCTGGCCGGGTGGGCCTCCGGCGGCGTGCGGGGGGAAGTGGTGGTCGTGGTCGCCGGCGCGGCGGCCCGGGCCGTCGATCCGGAGGACGCCCTCGCTCAGGTGCTGGAACTCGTCGCCGACGGGGTGCGGCTGAAGGATGCCGCGGGCCAGGTGGCCGCGGCATCCGGCCTGTCCTCGCGCGAGCTCTACGCCGCAGCGCTGAGCTCGCGCGAGGGTCGCGTCACCCCTTGA
- a CDS encoding phospholipid carrier-dependent glycosyltransferase: MTAEPLLPEATSWYDRVSARITGDPRLRRRLGWIVPLVITLVAGILRMWNLGHPHEIVFDETYYVKDAWSQWNLGYAATWPEDADAGFAAGDTEAFAPVGSFVIHPPLGKWIIGAGMALFGPDSSFGWRIGVAVAGTAAVLVLYVVARLLTESMVFAALASAMLAIDGLAISMSRVALLDTLLMFFVLVAFWFALLDRRGHLHRLAAAIAARDHGEPLTWGPVLWNRPWLVAAGTAAGAAAAVKWSGLWVLAAIGIYAVVTDALARRRLGVWQWPADAVRQGAASFVLLVPVAAGVYLASWTGWLVTDEGYGRHTADTAPATGAWEWVPPALQSLWQYHEGMYASAAGMQTAHGYASPAWQWPLLLRPTSMFADRTADGEAGCDAANGCMEIIYSMPNPLLWWASMAAIGYLVYRFIRSRSWQDAFVLTAIAATYAPWLFYPERTIFQFYTIVILPFSLLALTFALQALAAPHHADAARRLAGQRVVVVFLTVSVLVSAFWYPLVTAMNVPYDFWQLHNWMPGWI, translated from the coding sequence GTGACCGCCGAGCCACTGCTTCCCGAGGCGACGTCGTGGTACGACCGGGTGTCCGCGCGGATCACCGGCGACCCGCGCCTGCGGCGGCGGCTGGGCTGGATCGTGCCACTGGTGATCACGCTCGTCGCCGGCATCCTGCGCATGTGGAACCTCGGCCACCCGCACGAGATCGTCTTCGACGAGACGTATTACGTGAAGGATGCCTGGAGCCAGTGGAACCTCGGTTACGCCGCGACGTGGCCCGAGGATGCCGACGCGGGCTTCGCGGCGGGCGACACCGAGGCGTTCGCTCCGGTGGGCAGCTTCGTGATCCACCCACCGCTGGGCAAGTGGATCATCGGCGCCGGGATGGCGCTGTTCGGGCCCGATTCCTCGTTCGGGTGGCGCATCGGGGTCGCGGTGGCCGGCACCGCCGCGGTGCTGGTGCTGTACGTCGTGGCGCGCCTGCTCACCGAGTCGATGGTCTTCGCCGCCCTCGCCTCGGCCATGTTGGCGATCGACGGCCTGGCGATCTCGATGAGCCGCGTGGCGCTGCTGGACACGCTGCTGATGTTCTTCGTGCTGGTGGCGTTCTGGTTCGCCCTGCTGGACCGGCGGGGGCACCTGCACCGGCTCGCCGCGGCCATCGCCGCGCGCGACCACGGCGAGCCGCTGACGTGGGGCCCGGTGCTGTGGAACCGCCCCTGGCTGGTGGCGGCAGGCACCGCGGCGGGCGCCGCGGCGGCGGTGAAGTGGTCGGGGCTGTGGGTGCTGGCCGCGATCGGCATCTATGCGGTCGTCACCGACGCCCTCGCCCGACGCCGCCTCGGCGTGTGGCAGTGGCCGGCGGATGCCGTCCGGCAGGGGGCGGCATCGTTCGTGCTCCTGGTGCCGGTGGCCGCGGGGGTCTACCTCGCGTCGTGGACGGGGTGGCTCGTCACCGACGAGGGCTACGGCCGGCACACCGCCGACACGGCACCGGCGACGGGAGCGTGGGAGTGGGTTCCGCCTGCACTGCAGAGCCTGTGGCAGTACCACGAGGGGATGTACGCCTCGGCCGCCGGCATGCAGACCGCCCACGGCTACGCAAGCCCGGCATGGCAGTGGCCGCTGCTGCTGCGGCCGACGTCGATGTTCGCCGACCGCACCGCCGACGGCGAGGCGGGCTGCGACGCCGCGAACGGTTGCATGGAGATCATCTACAGCATGCCCAACCCGCTGCTGTGGTGGGCGTCGATGGCCGCGATCGGGTACCTCGTCTACCGCTTCATCAGGTCGCGGTCCTGGCAGGACGCGTTCGTGCTGACCGCCATCGCGGCCACCTACGCCCCGTGGCTGTTCTACCCCGAGCGCACGATCTTCCAGTTCTACACGATCGTGATCCTGCCGTTCTCGCTGCTGGCGCTCACCTTCGCCCTCCAGGCGCTCGCCGCGCCGCATCATGCCGACGCCGCGCGTCGGCTGGCAGGGCAGCGCGTGGTGGTCGTGTTCCTCACCGTGTCGGTGCTCGTGTCGGCGTTCTGGTATCCGCTGGTGACGGCGATGAACGTGCCGTACGACTTCTGGCAGCTGCACAACTGGATGCCGGGCTGGATCTGA
- a CDS encoding FHA domain-containing protein translates to MFTYNVPSQTGTAGFAMVADRFLLVVAAGVGDVFALELWNTLSNGDAALEDALSALARRGIERLPDFALVELVDSRTSSVSVAVRGSATAQLHGQESTTLAGAGVGTWVEGSAQRVAGIALTLAGSPTGSLLPLGRGVVRADRLQWGTVPAGGSHPAPAAPPARELPAWAADLDDPHSTMAVDRESLAELVAGALDDHTQLGAVRRRGPRPITRRFVVSLEGGRVLELDLPVVLGRAPEPAAHPGARLASLPSPRREVSGTHVELRLDGEQLLVRDLGSTNGTVVRHADGSAMLLRGGATARLTEGALLDIGDGNVARFHAAE, encoded by the coding sequence GTGTTCACCTACAACGTGCCGAGCCAGACGGGGACCGCCGGATTCGCGATGGTCGCCGACCGGTTCCTGCTGGTCGTGGCGGCCGGGGTCGGCGACGTGTTCGCCCTCGAGTTGTGGAACACCCTCTCCAACGGCGACGCCGCCCTGGAGGACGCCCTGTCGGCGCTCGCCCGGCGCGGCATCGAGCGACTCCCCGATTTCGCGCTGGTGGAGCTGGTCGACTCGCGGACGAGTTCGGTGAGCGTGGCCGTCCGCGGCTCCGCCACCGCTCAGTTGCACGGCCAGGAATCGACCACCCTCGCCGGGGCGGGCGTGGGCACCTGGGTGGAAGGATCGGCCCAGCGGGTCGCGGGCATCGCCCTCACGCTGGCCGGGTCGCCCACCGGGTCCCTCCTGCCGCTGGGTCGCGGGGTCGTTCGAGCCGATCGGCTGCAGTGGGGCACCGTCCCCGCCGGCGGGTCCCATCCGGCACCCGCCGCACCGCCGGCACGAGAACTGCCGGCGTGGGCTGCCGACCTCGACGATCCGCACAGCACCATGGCGGTGGACCGCGAATCGCTGGCAGAACTGGTCGCCGGCGCGTTGGACGACCACACGCAGCTCGGTGCCGTCCGTCGCCGCGGGCCGCGCCCGATCACGCGCCGGTTCGTGGTCTCGCTCGAGGGCGGCCGCGTGCTCGAATTGGACCTGCCCGTCGTGCTCGGGCGGGCGCCGGAGCCGGCCGCACACCCCGGCGCACGGCTGGCCTCGCTGCCGTCGCCGCGCCGCGAGGTGTCCGGCACACACGTCGAGCTGCGGCTGGACGGCGAGCAGCTGCTGGTGCGCGACCTCGGTTCCACCAACGGCACGGTGGTGCGCCACGCCGATGGTTCGGCAATGCTGTTGCGCGGGGGTGCCACGGCGCGGCTGACGGAGGGCGCGCTGCTGGACATCGGCGACGGGAACGTCGCCCGATTCCACGCCGCTGAGTGA
- a CDS encoding serine/threonine-protein kinase: protein MANRLPSAPPVLAGFTYVRPLGTGGFADVFLFEQNLPRRPVAVKVLLEDIVDEGLLRMFNAEADVMARLSSHPSILTIYEASISSDGRPYLVMEYCPTSLTNRYRREVMPVAEVLQLAVKIAAALETAHRSGLLHRDIKPSNILVTAFGSPVLSDFGIAAAVNGRTGTDEVFAMSVPWSAPEIVDERVSGSIPAEIWGLGATVYSLLAGRSPFERAGSGQNSREQLKSRIRRASYTPIGRPDVPARLETALARSMSKDPAARHASVAEFAYDLQLVQHELGLPHTALDVAVDEWAMAGTAIDFQDDRARGPVRPSVERAVRRPPRVAPPRRGRDEGTVLAGARPRRGKGIAARVVLISSAAAVLVAGGVVTAVLVLTGGR from the coding sequence GTGGCGAACAGGCTTCCTTCCGCGCCGCCGGTGCTCGCCGGATTCACCTACGTGCGCCCCCTGGGGACCGGCGGATTCGCCGACGTGTTCCTGTTCGAGCAGAACCTCCCCCGCCGCCCGGTGGCGGTGAAGGTGCTGCTGGAGGACATCGTCGACGAGGGCCTGCTTCGCATGTTCAACGCCGAGGCCGACGTGATGGCGCGGCTGAGCTCGCATCCGTCGATCCTGACGATCTACGAAGCGAGCATCTCCTCCGACGGCCGCCCCTACCTCGTGATGGAGTACTGCCCCACCTCGCTGACCAACCGCTACCGGCGCGAGGTCATGCCGGTCGCGGAGGTGCTGCAGCTGGCGGTGAAGATCGCCGCGGCGCTGGAGACGGCTCACCGTTCGGGGCTGCTGCACCGCGACATCAAGCCGTCCAACATCCTGGTCACCGCGTTCGGCTCCCCCGTGCTCAGCGACTTCGGCATCGCCGCGGCCGTCAACGGACGCACCGGCACCGACGAGGTGTTCGCGATGAGTGTGCCGTGGAGCGCCCCGGAGATCGTGGACGAGCGCGTATCGGGCTCGATCCCCGCCGAGATCTGGGGGCTCGGTGCGACGGTGTACTCCCTGCTGGCGGGACGCAGCCCGTTCGAGCGTGCCGGCAGCGGACAGAATTCGCGCGAGCAGCTGAAATCCCGCATCCGCCGTGCGTCTTACACCCCGATCGGCCGCCCCGACGTGCCCGCCCGGCTGGAGACGGCGCTGGCCCGCTCCATGAGCAAGGATCCCGCCGCCCGGCACGCCTCCGTCGCTGAGTTCGCGTACGACCTGCAGCTGGTGCAGCACGAGCTGGGCCTGCCGCACACCGCGCTGGATGTCGCCGTGGACGAATGGGCGATGGCGGGCACCGCCATCGACTTCCAGGACGACCGCGCCCGGGGCCCGGTGCGCCCCAGCGTCGAGCGGGCCGTCCGGCGCCCGCCCCGGGTCGCGCCGCCGCGCCGCGGTCGCGACGAGGGAACCGTGCTCGCCGGCGCCCGGCCGCGGCGGGGCAAGGGCATCGCGGCGCGGGTCGTCCTGATCTCCTCTGCCGCGGCGGTGCTCGTCGCCGGCGGCGTCGTGACCGCCGTGCTCGTGCTGACGGGTGGTCGTTGA